A region from the Gammaproteobacteria bacterium genome encodes:
- a CDS encoding sigma-70 family RNA polymerase sigma factor: protein MPDQIPDKPDFDEFSHAFAADLYRYLVWLCKDPDLASDVAQETWLRAWRSWDKLRDGKAAKQWVLTIGRREFYRFLDRRRDHHYNLEEAMISNPQYFATQDVSHIDDVRDGLWRLEDEYREPLVLQVLMGYTTEEIAQTMGLKQGAVLTRLFRARKKLKVELEKQDENIGPRSNNVTPIRS from the coding sequence ATGCCAGACCAGATTCCTGACAAGCCAGATTTTGACGAGTTCAGTCACGCTTTTGCAGCTGACCTTTATCGTTATCTGGTGTGGCTTTGCAAAGACCCGGATCTCGCCTCGGACGTGGCGCAGGAAACCTGGTTACGGGCCTGGCGCTCCTGGGACAAGTTACGCGATGGTAAAGCGGCCAAGCAATGGGTGCTGACGATCGGGCGGCGGGAGTTTTATCGATTCCTTGATCGCCGGCGTGATCATCATTACAACCTTGAAGAAGCCATGATCAGTAATCCACAGTATTTTGCAACACAAGATGTCAGCCACATTGACGACGTCAGAGACGGGCTTTGGAGGTTGGAAGACGAATATCGTGAACCGTTGGTGTTGCAAGTATTAATGGGCTACACCACTGAAGAGATCGCTCAAACCATGGGATTAAAACAAGGCGCGGTCTTAACCCGCTTGTTTCGAGCGCGTAAAAAACTAAAAGTAGAGCTTGAAAAACAAGACGAAAATATTGGTCCGCGCAGTAATAATGTGACCCCGATCCGGTCTTAA